A region of Lycium barbarum isolate Lr01 chromosome 3, ASM1917538v2, whole genome shotgun sequence DNA encodes the following proteins:
- the LOC132631073 gene encoding uncharacterized protein LOC132631073 encodes MKRFYQVIQTPSSSGLSSPVPNSSSCPVVHDKDKVLDLNLPKPDPGERKQISQYSYNERDRIRRHYIQKGPCQPRDHIFPKREFGGLMRQFNPDWFGTSYSEWLEYSVKLDAGFCLCCYLFKNEHGRVGDSFTKHGFRAWNKGIERLNRYIGDVNSLHNRCFKRMRDLKNQEQSIVTSFDKHNEKDKNNYQVRLNASVDVTRFLLKQGMPFRGHDEGETSTKRGNFLELLKWYANRHDEVNKVVLENAPQNNMMIAPSIQKEIVNACAKETLKAIIEDLNGDYFGILVDESKDVSHKEQMALVLRYVNKEGTLIERFLSVVHVKDTSAIALKDAIYSLLLEHSLSPSQIRGQGYDGASNMQGKINGLKTLVLEDTPSAYCIHCFAHQLQLTLVAVAKKHYDVDQFFDIFANVLNIVGGSFKRREILREDQAKKLEELLVLGEVYTGSGLNQELGLQRPGDTRWGSHFKTVHNFIALFSSIVHVLEVIAREGTTYLERSMAKSLVNDIRSFEFVHMLKMMLKVLAITNDLNMTLQRKYQDIVNAMKLVGFAKRQLQSMRESKWESLIEDVSSFCVKHDILIPEMDKNYHIGKSKRKSSSVTYSHHLHVEVFNAVIDLQLAELNSRFDAVNSDLLLGMASLSPDNSFANYDKDKIMKLGTLYRDEFSVSKLEDLSYELDNYILFVREDSDFSNLKGIRDLSETLVETNLHKTWRLVYLLVKLSLILPVATATVERAFSSMKYIKNDLRSRIGDQFLNDCLVCYIEDEVFESVPNDAIIDRFQNMTSRRGQL; translated from the coding sequence ATGAAGAGATTTTACCAGGTTATTCAAACTCCTTCAAGTTCTGGTTTAAGTTCTCCTGTGCCAAATTCTTCTTCGTGTCCAGTTGTTCATGACAAAGATAAAGTGTTGGATTTGAATCTTCCTAAACCTGATCCTGGTGAAAGAAAGCAAATCTCACAATATTCTTATAATGAACGTGACCGAATAAGGAGACATTATATTCAAAAAGGACCATGCCAACCTCGTGATCATATATTCCCAAAGAGAGAATTTGGTGGACTCATGCGTCAATTTAATCCTGACTGGTTTGGTACTTCATATTCTGAATGGTTAGAATATAGTGTTAAACTTGATGCGGGCTTTTGTTTATGTTGCTACTTGTTTAAAAATGAACATGGAAGAGTTGGAGATTCTTTTACAAAACATGGTTTTAGAGCTTGGAATAAAGGTATAGAAAGGCTTAATAGATATATTGGTGATGTGAATAGTCTTCACAATCGGTGTTTCAAGAGGATGAGAGACTTAAAGAATCAAGAACAATCGATTGTAACTTCTTTTGACAAGCATAATGAGAAAGATAAAAATAATTATCAAGTTCGGTTGAATGCTTCAGTTGATGTGACAAGATTTCTTTTGAAACAAGGAATGCCTTTCCGGGGCCACGATGAAGGTGAAACTTCTACAAAAAGGGGAAATTTTCTAGAACTTTTAAAATGGTATGCAAATAGGCATGATGAAGTGAACAAAGTTGTACTAGAAAATGCTCCACAAAATAACATGATGATTGCTCCAAGTATCCAAAAGGAGATCGTGAATGCTTGTGCAAAAGAAACATTGAAAGCAATTATTGAAGATTTAAATGGAGATTACTTTGGCATATTGGTTGATGAATCTAAGGATGTTTCTCATAAGGAACAAATGGCTCTTGTTCTTAGATATGTCAACAAAGAAGGCACACTTATTGAACGATTCCTTAGTGTTGTTCATGTTAAAGATACAAGTGCAATAGCATTGAAAGATGCTATCTATTCTTTGCTTTTAGAGCATTCATTAAGTCCATCTCAAATACGGGGACAAGGTTATGATGGAGCTAGTAACATGCAAGGAAAAATCAATGGTCTTAAAACTCTAGTTTTGGAAGACACTCCTTCAGCTTATTGCATACATTGCTTTGCTCATCAGTTGCAATTGACTCTTGTAGCTGTTGCAAAGAAGCACTATGATGTAGAtcaattttttgatatttttgctaatgtcttgaatattgttggaggTTCTTTTAAGCGCAGGGAGATTCTTCGAGAAGATCAAGCAAAAAAACTAGAGGAATTACTAGTGCTTGGTGAAGTTTATACGGGAAGTGGACTAAATCAAGAACTTGGGCTTCAAAGGCCCGGTGACACCCGTTGGGGATCTCACTTTAAAACAGTGCATAATTTTATTGCATTATTCTCATCAATTGTTCATGTGCTTGAAGTAATTGCACGTGAGGGTACAACTTATCTAGAGAGATCCATGGCAAAAAGTCTAGTGAATGATATAAGATCTTTTGAGTTTGTGCATATGTTGAAAATGATGTTGAAAGTGTTGGCAATTACAAATGATTTGAATATGACTTTGCAAAGAAAATATCAAGATATTGTGAATGCTATGAAGCTTGTTGGTTTTGCCAAGAGGCAACTGCAATCGATGAGAGAGTCTAAATGGGAATCTTTGATTGAAGATGTCTCTTCATTTTGTGTGAAGCATGATATTCTAATTCCTGAAATGGATAAGAACTATCATATTGGAAAGTCAAAGCGCAAGAGTTCAAGTGTCACATATTCTCATCATTTGCATGTAGAAGTCTTTAATGCTGTTATTGATTTGCAACTTGCGGAGCTTAATAGTCGTTTTGATGCAGTGAATAGTGATTTGCTTTTAGGTATGGCTAGTTTGAGTCCGGATAATTCTTTTGCAAATTATGATAAAGACAAAATTATGAAACTTGGTACACTTTATCGTGATGAGTTTAGTGTTTCCAAGCTTGAAGATCTCAGTTACGAGCTTGACAACTATATTCTCTTTGTGAGAGAAGATAGTGATTTCTCTAATTTGAAAGGAATTCGAGATCTTTCAGAAACATTAGTTGAAACAAATCTGCACAAGACTTGGAGACTTGTTTATTTGCTTGTGAAGTTAAGCTTGATATTGCCTGTGGCTACTGCAACAGTAGAAAGAGCTTTTTCTTCaatgaaatacatcaaaaatgaCTTGCGAAGCAGAATTGGTGATCAATTTCTTAatgattgtttagtttgttaTATAGAAGATGAAGTATTTGAAAGTGTACCAAATGATGCGATCATTGATCGTTTTCAAAACATGACAAGTCGTCGGGGACAATTGTAA